CATCCAGGTCTCCTGCAGGACGTCCTCGGCGTCGGAGGCCGAGCCGAGCAGCTCGTACGCGACGGTGAACAGCAGGTCGCGGTGGGCGACGAACGTCTCGGTGGCGGGGTCCGCGCTCCCCGCGCCGCACTGGCTCATGGCTGGCTCCTACCCGCTCGCGTCTCCGGCCGCACCCGCGACCGGTCACGTGCACAAGACACCGGCGGCCGCCGTCCTGTGACACCCGCGCCCGGTGGCGCACGTCACAGGGCCGCGGCGTCACAGGACGGCGCGCGGCGGCATCTGTTGCTCGACGGACCTCCGCTCTAACGACCGCATCATCTGGAGAATCTCGTGAACCTCGCTTTGTGGATCGCCGCCGGCCTGCTCGCCGTGATCGCCCTCGTCGGCGGCGTGACCAAGACTTTCGTGCCGAAGGAGAAGCTGGCCGCGCAGCGCGGCGGCGAGTGGACCGGGCACGCGTCCGCCGGCTTCGTCAGGACGCTGGGCGTCCTCGAACTCCTGGCCGCGGCCGGCCTGATCCTGCCCGCCGCACTGGACATCGCGCCGGTCATGGTGCCGGTGACCGCCGTCTGCTGGGTCCTGCTCATGATCGGCGCGATGATCACCCACGGCCGCCTCGGCCAGTACGTCCTCGTCCTGGGGAACGCGCTCTATCTGAGCTTGGCGGCCTTCATCGCGGTCGGCCGTTCCACCGTCGAGCCCTTCACCGGCTGACCGCCCGTCACCCGTCGTCCCGACGGCGTCGAAGCCGGCGCAGGCCCTCCTCGGCCCGGCGAGCCGCCTCCTCCCCGCGCTTCTCCGCGAGCCGGGCGATCTCGGCCGCCGCCTCACTCGCGGCCCGCCGCGCGTCCGGATCCAGCCGCCGGGCCTCCCGCTCGATCTCCGCCTGCCGGGCGGCGATCTGCTCGGTCATCCTGCGCCGGGCGTCCTCCACCCGGGCGGCCTCCCGCTCGATCGCCTCCCGCCGCGCGGCCTCCTGCTCGGCCGCCCGATGCGGGTCCCGGGCCTCCCGTCCGCGCCTCCGTGACCTGAGGGCGAGGCGGGCGAACGGAATGGCGAGCAGGACGGCGGCCATCGCCGCCAGCGGCCACCAGGGCAGTTCCAGCGCCCGGACACCCGTCATCGTCCCGGCGACCGGCCGGCTCCACATCGCACCCTCCCGGATCGGCCACGCGAACCAAGCGATTCCCGGCGATCGTTTCACGGACCGTACGCCTGCGCAGCGCTCGATCGCCGATCCGGGAGTCCCCGTACAGAAGTCGAGGACGGCGACGACGGCCCTCGACCTCCACGAGCTGATCACCGTAGCCCAGCACCGTCACGCCCATCAGCGTGCCGGGAACGTCGTGGTCTCCGAAGGCGTCCCGGACCACCTCCCAGGCGGTCACCAGGTCCTCCCGCCTGCCGGACGCGACCAGAACCCTGGTGCTGATGCGAACGGATCAGCGTGACGGTACGACCCATGTGGCGGTTTTCTGTCGATCATGCGGAGACGGCCATCGTGTCAAAGGCCCCCTCCGCGACGCCCCCGGTCATCCCGCGACCTGATGGCGGTGCTGGAGAGCGGACTGCTCGCGGCGGCCGTCGGCTGCGCCCTGGCCAACGCCTTCGAGGTCGGGGCCAAGGCGGCCCGGGCGCGGTTCGTGATGCGGAACTCCGCCGAGGTCGGCGTGCCGCGAAGCTGGATTCCGCGCCTCGCCGTCCTGGAGGGGGCCGGGGCCGCCGGTCTGGTCCTGGGGCTGCTCGGCCTGCCGCTCCTCGGACTGGCCGCCGCGATCGGTCTGGTGCTGTTCTTCGTCGGCGCGGTCATCGCCCACGTGCGGGCGCGGGTGCTCCACAACATCGCCTTTCCCCTGGCCTTCCTGGCGCTGGCGATGGCGGCCGCGGCGTACTTCGCGCTGCCGCCCGGCTGACCCGCCGGCGAGGACGGTCCCGGGACGAGTGGTTCACGCCGCGGTGCCGGTTCACGCTGGTGCCGGTTCACGCTGGTGCCGGTTCACGCTGGTGCCGGTTCACGCTCCGGTGCGCAGGGTCCCGGGCGCCGCGGCAATCGACCGCCGACCCATTTCGACCGAATACCGGTTATTCGCTCCACTTTCCCCCGGGCAAAAGAGTAAAAAATCGCCGTCCGAGGTGTCGAGGCATTCCTCCAGGGGGACGCTTCGCTCGTCTTCAAGGCGGTCGACAGAATGGGACAAAATTCCATTCCGCCTTGACGAAGTCAGTCCATCGACGGCGAAAAGGAACATTTCAGGATGTCAAACAAAAGAATGGGCAGGAGCATCGCCAGACGGCCGGCACGCGGCCTCCTCGGCCTCGCCCTGGCCGGGTGCACCGTCTTGGGCCTGGCGTCGCCTTCCGGCGCGGAGGCCCCCACCCCATCCACTTCCGACAAGTGGGGCGTCATCAGCCGCAACACGATCGGCTCGCCGAGCGCCTTCCTCAGGGACGGGCCGTTCGGCCGCACGAGCACCGACCCCTCGGCCCGGCAGTCACCGCCCTACGGACAGGGAAGCCTGCAGCTCATCGTCGGCGACGGCACGGAGAAGATCGCCTTCGGCAACGAGACGAACTTCGACGGCCTCCGGCTCGCCAACATCAACACCCTGACCTACTGGGTGTTCGCCGGAATGGACAGCCTCACCGGAATCGCCCTTCCGGGCGTCTACCTGGAGGTCGACCCCAACCTGACGCCGGAAGTGAACTACTCGAGCCTGGTCTACCTGCCCGGCGACTCCACCACGCCGTCGTCACCGGGTACCCCCCTGCCCAACGTGTGGCAGCGCTACAACGCGAGCACCACGAACAGCGCGTGGTACGCCACCGGCGCCACCGGGTCGGCGATCGGCTGCACCCTCGCGACACCATGCTCGTTCTCCGAGCTGAAGTCCAGGCTGCCGGACGCGGAGGTCTCCTTCAGCCTGGGCATCACCAAGGGCAGGGACACCGCCTTCATCGGGGCCGTCGACGGACTCCAGGTCAACAACCTGGTGTACGACTTCGAGCGCCTCGGCGTCTTCACCAAGGCCCCGTTGCCGACGCAGCAGACAGGCTGACCGGCCGGAGGACGTGACGTGAGGCGGCATCCGCCGCCGCAGGGGGCGTGCTCGCCCGTGCGGCGGCGGGTGCCGCCGCCGCACGGGCCGGATCCGCGCCGGCGGAGCGGATCCGGGGCAGGTCACGCGTCGAGGGCGTCCACCTCGGCGGAGGTGCGGCCGCCCGAGAGCTCGGGGTAGCCGGGGCCACGGTCGAAGAACGGGGCGGGGCCGCGTTCGGCCCGCATGCGTGCGCGCAGGGCCGCGGTCGCCTCCTCGTCCACGGCGCCGTCGGCGAGGACCACGCCGTAGTCGTCGCGGGCGCCCTCGATCGAGACCTTTCCGTCGCGGACGTCGGCGGCCACCCGGGACGGGTCGCGGTTCAGGGGATCGCCCCAGCCTCCGCCGCCGGTCGTCCGGATGCGGATGACCTGGCCCGCCCTGACCGGGTGGTCGTCCACCAGGCCCTCCATCTCCTCGCCGTCCACGTCGACGCGGAACGGCCGCCCCGCCCGGCCGCCGTTGACGCCCCAGCACGACAGGATCGAACGGTCCGCGATCGACATGAAATGGGCGTCGCGGAGCATCCGGATGTGCTTGTCGTAGCCGAGGCCGCCGCGGAACTCCCCCGGCCCGCCGGAATCGACGGCCAGGCCGAGCCGCTCGACGACGAACGGCCAGCGGGCCTCGGCGAACTCGGCGGGGATGTTGCGGGAGTCGGGGACGACGTGGATGGTGTCCTCCCCGTCGGCGTAGTAGCGGCCGCCGGAGCCGCCGCCGAGGACCTCGCGCATCAGGTACGGGCCCCGGTCGTCCTCCCCGTACACGCCGGTGTAGCGGATCGTCTCCTGGTCGGCGGGCATGCGGCCGCCGGTCGCCTTCGCCAGGACGCCCGCGAGGACGCCGAGCAGCCGCAGGATGACGAACGTGCGGGCGTTCGTCGGCGCCGGGAAGATCGGCGTGAGCAGGGTCCCCTTCTCCGGGAAGCGCATCTCGATGAGCGGCACCACCCCCTCGTTCACGTCGAGCTCGGCGGCGCGTTCGGGGGTGTCGGCCAGGTTCCGCAGGACGGGCGCCAGCCACTTCTTCAGGAAAACGCCGTCCGCGTAGTCGCCCGCGTGGTTGATGGGGCCCTTCGCCTGCGGCGACGTGCCGGCGAAGTCGATGACCAGGGGGACGTCGGCCGACTTGTCGACGGTCAGCGTGATCCGCTGGGCGTGCAGGCGGGGCGGGTCGACGCCGTCGTGCTCGGCGTAGTCCTCCCAGACGAACGTGCCGTCCGGGATCTTGGAGAGCAGCTCGCGGCGGAACGTCTCGGTCGTGTTGTCGATGATCGCGTCGAAGCACGCCTCGACGTCGGCGCGGCCGTAGCGGTCGAACAGCTCGCCGAGGCGCCGGGCGCCCATGAGGCAGGCCGAGCACTCGGCGTCCAGGTCGCCGGCGAGGGAGTCCGGCATCCGCGAGTTCCGCGTCATGATCGTCAGCGCGGCCTCGTTCGGGACGCCCCGGTCCCACAGCTTGATCGGGGGGACCATCAGGCCCTCCTCGAACGCGCTGCGGGCGTGGCTCGGCATCGAGCCGGGGACCGCGCCGCCGATGTCGTCGTGGTGGCCGAACGCCTGGACGAACGCGACGACCTCGCCCCCGTGGAACACCGGGACCGTCACGCACAGGTCCGGCAGGTGCCCGATGCCGCCTTCCGACAGGTACACGTCGTTGTGGAAGAACACGTCGCCCGGACGCATCGTCTCCAGCGGGAAGTCGCGGACGACGGGATGGACCAGCGCCGAGTACGACCGCCCCGTGAGCTTGCGAAGGCGGCGGTCGTGGATGCCCGCGCGGAAGTCGTGCGCGTCGCGGATCATCGGGGAGCGGGCCGTGCGGGCGATGGCCGTCTCGACCTCGCGTTCCACGGACGCGAGCGTCCCCTCGACGATCTCCAGGAGGATCGGGTCCGTCACAGTCTTCATGGCAGTTTCCATGGCCTCACTCCGTTCGGCGGCTCACAGCCGGCCTACGCGCGGGTGTTCGCGGTGATGACGAGGTTGCCGTGGCGGTCGAGTTCCGCGGTGAAGCCCGGGTGCAGCGGGATCGTCGAGCCGAACTCCTCGATGACGGCGGGGCCCTCGATCGCGTCGCCGGGGGCGAGCCTCTCCCGCCGGTAGACGGGCGTGTCCTCCCAGCCGTCGAAGTAGACGGGCCGCGTGCCGGTGCGGGCGCGCGACGGGTCGCCGTCCCCCTGCGGGCGCTCCGGCAGGCGGGGCCGGGCGATCGGGCCGATGCCGGAGACGCGCAGGTTGACCCACTCGACGGGGTGGCGCGGGTCGTCGCGGTAGCAGTAGCCGTAGAGGGACTCGTGGGCGTCGTGGAAGCGGCGGACGACCTCGGCGCGGAACGCGTCGTCCGGCTCGCCCGCGGGCGCGGGGACCCGCACCTCGAACGCCTGCCCGTAGTACCGCAGGTCCGCCGAGCGGGCGACGCGGCCCTCGCCGGGGCCGAAGCCCTCGAGGGCGAGGGCGCCCATGGCCTCCTCCTCCAGGTCGGCGTAGACGCCGGCGATCAGCGCGGGGTCGAGCTCGGCGTCGCGGACGACGCGGGTGCGGACGTAGTCGTTCTTCACGTCCACCGTGAGCAACCCGAACGCCGACAGGTTGCCGGGGTTCTCCGGGACCACGGCGGCGGGCATGCCGAGGACGTCGAGCAGCCGGCACGCCAGCAGCGGCCCGGAGCCGCCGAACGCGACGAGGGGATAGTCGCGGACGTCCAGGCCCCGCTTCACCGTGATCTGCCGGATCGCGTTGGCCTGGTTCCACGCCGAGATCTCCAGCACGCCCGCGGCGGCCCTCTCCGACGTCAGGCCGAGCTCCTTGGCGAGGGCGTCGACGCCCGCGGCCGCGGCGTCCACGTCGAGGGGGACCTCGCCGCCGAGCAGGTGCGGCGGGATGCGGCCGAGGACGGCGTGGGCGTCGGTGACCGTGACCTCGGTGCCGCCGCGTCCGTAGCAGAGCGGGCCGGGGTCGGCGCCGGCGCTGCGGGGGCCGACCTTCAGCGCGCCCTCCGGCGACCGCCACGCGACCGAGCCGCCGCCCGCCCCGACGGTCACGATGTCGATCATCGGGATCTTGACGGGGTGGCGGCCGATCGTGCCCTCGGTGGTGAGGGTCGGCTCCCCGTCCAGGACGACCGCGACGTCGGTGGAGGTGCCGCCGCCGTCCAGCGTGACGACGGAGCCGTGCCCGCTGTGCGCGACGACGAACGCCGCGCCGAGCGCGCCCGCCGCCGGGCCTGACAGCACGGTCGTGATCGGCTGCCGGGCGACCTCCTCCGCCGACAGCACTCCCCCGTTGCTCTTCATCACCAGCAGGGGGGCCGCCGCGCGCCCGGCGATGCGCGACAGGTAGCCGGTCATCGCGGGCTTGACGGCGGCGTCCACCAGCGTCGTCACCGAGCGCTCGTACTCGCGGTACTCGCGCAGCACCTCGCACGACAGCGACACCACCGCGTCGGGGTGCTCGCGGGCCAGGATCTCGCGCATCCTCAGCTCGTGCGACGGGTCGGCGTAGGAGTGCAGGAAGCACACGCCGATGGCGAGGATCCCCGCCTCCCGGAACCAGCGGGCCGCCGCGACCGCCGACTCCTCGTCGAACGGGCGCAGCTCGGCGCCGGTGTGGTCGAGCCGCCCGCCGACCGTGCGGACCCGGTGCACCGGGACGATCCGCGGCGGCTTCACCCAGAAGTAGCTGTTGCCGTACCCGTCGGGGACGCTCTGCCGCGCGATCTCCAGGATGAACTCGAAGCCCTCGGTGGTGATGAACCCGAGGTCGTCGATCCGGCCCTCCAGGAGACGGTTGGTCGCCACCGTCGTGCCGTGCGACAGGGCCGCGACGTCCTCCGGTTCCGCGCCGAGCAGGCCCAGCGCCTTGCCGACGCCCGCCGTGAACGCCTCCGCGGGGTCGGCGGGCGTCGAGTGCGTCTTGGTGGTGACGACCCCGCCGCCCTCCTCGTCCAACGCGACGACGTCGGTGAACGTCCCGCCCGTGTCGATCCCGATTCGCAGCCGCCTCGCCATGACCTAGGGTTTACCGGACGGCCCCGCCCGGCGAACCGTCGTGAAGTGCCAAGGGAAGCGGTGTTCTTTCGTCAGGCCGCGTTGCCGCTAGGCTGGCCGTTCCACCCGATCCGTGCATCAGACGACACCGCTGGAGCCCGTCCATGGCGCTTGAACGCCCCGAGATCGACTTCCCCGAGGGCCGGCCGCCCGCCTACCTCGACATCACCGACATCAAGGAGGGCGACGGCCCCGAGGCCGCCAAGGGCTCGAACGTGTCGATGCACTACGTCGGCGTGTCGTGGTCGACCGGCGAGGAGTTCGACGCGTCCTGGAACCGCGGCTCCACCCTCGACTTCCAGCTCGGCAGCGGCCGCGTCATCAAGGGCTGGGACATGGGCATCCCCGGCATGAAGGTCGGCGGCCGCCGCAAGCTCGTCATCCCGCCGCACCTGGCCTACGGCGACCGCAGCCCGAGCCCCGCCATCAAGCCCGGCGAGACCCTCATCTTCGTCGTCGACCTCGTCGGCGTGAGCTGACCCCGGCGGATCAGATGCGCCGCGCCGTGCAGGCGCGCCTGGCCAGGGCGTAGCCGACGGCCACGCCGGCGAGGGCCACGGCGCCGCCGGAGACGAAGGCGGCGGCCATGGGCCACGCGGTGGCCGGGCGGGCCGGCGCGGCCGCGGCGCGTCCCGCGTAGACGGTGCCGGTTCCGGCGGGAGACGCCGGGGCCGGCGACGCCGCGGACCCGGCCGCCTCCGCCGGTGACCGGCCGGCCGCCTCCGCCGCGCCGGCGGCGGGTCCGGGGTCCGCGGCGAGCGCGGCGAGGTCGCGTTCGACGGCGGCGAAGAACTCGCCCGCGGTGCGCTTGGCGACGCTGCCGAGCATCCGCTGGCCGACGCCGCCGACCATGCCGCCCACGGTCGCGTCCGCCTCGTAGTCGATCCGGGTCGAGCCGTCGCCGTCGGTGAGCCGCACCCGGACGGTCGCGTCGACCGTGCCGGGCGCCCCCTGCCCGCGTGCGCGCAGGACGAACGAACGCGGCGGGTCGGGGTCGGCGAGCTCGACCTGGCCCACGTAGGTGCCCTGGATGGAGGCGACGCCCGCCGTCACGACCATGCGGTAGGTGTCGGGGCCCGTTTCCTCCAGGGAACTGCATCCCGGAATCGTCCTCGCCAGGACCGCCGGGTCCTGGAGCGCGTCCCACACGCGGGTGACCGGCGCGGCGACGGTGACACTGCCGTTGAGCTGCATGACCCGACTGTAGGGAATGACGCCGCCGGGCCGAACGGCAACTTCTGCCGATCACACGCCGAGGTTTGGGCGAAGCTGTCCCGAAGCCCCGCAAAAATGGTCAGATATGTCGGGCAGGTTTCGTCGGCTGCGAACTCGCGCCCCCGCCGGCGCGTCAACCGAGGAAGATCATCCCAACCGGACCGAACGGAGTGCGCGGCACATGCGAGGGAAGACGCCCGTCATCACCATGGTGGCCGCCGGCGTGCTCGGGGTGGCCGCGGGCGGCTGGCCCGTGGCGGCCGCCGTCGCGGGCGGGTCGGAACCGCCGATGCGGACGCAGCTCGCCACGGTGCTCGAAGACCGCACGTGGCCGACCCCGGAACCCGGCTCCTGGACGATGCCCCAGCCCTCGAAGGACGGGCTCCCGCCCGTCATCAGGAACATCGAGACCAAGGAGCGCGTCGTCTTCCTCACCATCGACGACGGCTACACCTACGACTCCGAATTCGTGAACCTCGTCCGCAAGGAGAAGGTTCCCATCATGACGTTCCTGACCTCGACCTACATCAAGGGACAGGGACAGTATTTCTGGGCCATGCGGGACGCCGGCTCGGTGATGGAGAACCACACCGTCAGCCACCCCAACATGGCGACGCTCGGCCCGGAGGAGCAGAAACGGCAGATCTGCGAGGCGTCCGACGCGATCGAGAAGAACTACGGCCGGCGCCCCGAGGTCTTCCGGCCGCCGTTCGGGAGCTTCAACGAGACCACCCGGCAGATGGCCAAGGAATGCGGCATCAAGTCGATCCTGCTGTGGTCGGCGGAGTTCTACAACGGTACGACCGGGCCCGGCGTCGGCTTCAACGGCTTCGCGCGCGGCGACGGCGGCAAGGGGTTCAAGCCGGGCGACATCATCCTCATGCACTACCGCGAGGGCCTCGCCGAGCAGCTCAAGATGATCCTCACCTGGATCCGGCAGGCCGGGTTCCGGCCCGCCGCCGTCGAGAACTACCTCCCGAGGTCGCTCGGCGGCAACGCGCCCGACAAGCCCCCGGCCAAGGGCTGAAAGCCGACCTTCCCGGAGGAATCCCGGTTACGGCGAAACCCCGGCCCGCCCTTCACTAGGGTCAACACGCTGGCGGGGTTGAGGTCCCCCGCATCCCGAGCCGACCCCGCCAGCATCAAGCCACCCGCCGCCCGCCCCGGCGCTCCCCCGCGGCCCGTCCCGCCGCCCGGGCCTCAGCCCGCGCGGACGTTCTCGGGGAGGCGCAGGGACGGGTCGTCGGCCGCCCTGAGGCGCAGCGTGTACAGGTCGTCCGGCGAGATCGGCATCGCGTCCACCCG
The sequence above is drawn from the Actinomadura hallensis genome and encodes:
- a CDS encoding hydantoinase/oxoprolinase family protein, with the translated sequence MARRLRIGIDTGGTFTDVVALDEEGGGVVTTKTHSTPADPAEAFTAGVGKALGLLGAEPEDVAALSHGTTVATNRLLEGRIDDLGFITTEGFEFILEIARQSVPDGYGNSYFWVKPPRIVPVHRVRTVGGRLDHTGAELRPFDEESAVAAARWFREAGILAIGVCFLHSYADPSHELRMREILAREHPDAVVSLSCEVLREYREYERSVTTLVDAAVKPAMTGYLSRIAGRAAAPLLVMKSNGGVLSAEEVARQPITTVLSGPAAGALGAAFVVAHSGHGSVVTLDGGGTSTDVAVVLDGEPTLTTEGTIGRHPVKIPMIDIVTVGAGGGSVAWRSPEGALKVGPRSAGADPGPLCYGRGGTEVTVTDAHAVLGRIPPHLLGGEVPLDVDAAAAGVDALAKELGLTSERAAAGVLEISAWNQANAIRQITVKRGLDVRDYPLVAFGGSGPLLACRLLDVLGMPAAVVPENPGNLSAFGLLTVDVKNDYVRTRVVRDAELDPALIAGVYADLEEEAMGALALEGFGPGEGRVARSADLRYYGQAFEVRVPAPAGEPDDAFRAEVVRRFHDAHESLYGYCYRDDPRHPVEWVNLRVSGIGPIARPRLPERPQGDGDPSRARTGTRPVYFDGWEDTPVYRRERLAPGDAIEGPAVIEEFGSTIPLHPGFTAELDRHGNLVITANTRA
- a CDS encoding polysaccharide deacetylase family protein, whose amino-acid sequence is MRGKTPVITMVAAGVLGVAAGGWPVAAAVAGGSEPPMRTQLATVLEDRTWPTPEPGSWTMPQPSKDGLPPVIRNIETKERVVFLTIDDGYTYDSEFVNLVRKEKVPIMTFLTSTYIKGQGQYFWAMRDAGSVMENHTVSHPNMATLGPEEQKRQICEASDAIEKNYGRRPEVFRPPFGSFNETTRQMAKECGIKSILLWSAEFYNGTTGPGVGFNGFARGDGGKGFKPGDIILMHYREGLAEQLKMILTWIRQAGFRPAAVENYLPRSLGGNAPDKPPAKG
- a CDS encoding SRPBCC family protein — its product is MQLNGSVTVAAPVTRVWDALQDPAVLARTIPGCSSLEETGPDTYRMVVTAGVASIQGTYVGQVELADPDPPRSFVLRARGQGAPGTVDATVRVRLTDGDGSTRIDYEADATVGGMVGGVGQRMLGSVAKRTAGEFFAAVERDLAALAADPGPAAGAAEAAGRSPAEAAGSAASPAPASPAGTGTVYAGRAAAAPARPATAWPMAAAFVSGGAVALAGVAVGYALARRACTARRI
- a CDS encoding DoxX family protein; the protein is MAVLESGLLAAAVGCALANAFEVGAKAARARFVMRNSAEVGVPRSWIPRLAVLEGAGAAGLVLGLLGLPLLGLAAAIGLVLFFVGAVIAHVRARVLHNIAFPLAFLALAMAAAAYFALPPG
- a CDS encoding hydantoinase B/oxoprolinase family protein, whose protein sequence is MKTVTDPILLEIVEGTLASVEREVETAIARTARSPMIRDAHDFRAGIHDRRLRKLTGRSYSALVHPVVRDFPLETMRPGDVFFHNDVYLSEGGIGHLPDLCVTVPVFHGGEVVAFVQAFGHHDDIGGAVPGSMPSHARSAFEEGLMVPPIKLWDRGVPNEAALTIMTRNSRMPDSLAGDLDAECSACLMGARRLGELFDRYGRADVEACFDAIIDNTTETFRRELLSKIPDGTFVWEDYAEHDGVDPPRLHAQRITLTVDKSADVPLVIDFAGTSPQAKGPINHAGDYADGVFLKKWLAPVLRNLADTPERAAELDVNEGVVPLIEMRFPEKGTLLTPIFPAPTNARTFVILRLLGVLAGVLAKATGGRMPADQETIRYTGVYGEDDRGPYLMREVLGGGSGGRYYADGEDTIHVVPDSRNIPAEFAEARWPFVVERLGLAVDSGGPGEFRGGLGYDKHIRMLRDAHFMSIADRSILSCWGVNGGRAGRPFRVDVDGEEMEGLVDDHPVRAGQVIRIRTTGGGGWGDPLNRDPSRVAADVRDGKVSIEGARDDYGVVLADGAVDEEATAALRARMRAERGPAPFFDRGPGYPELSGGRTSAEVDALDA
- a CDS encoding FKBP-type peptidyl-prolyl cis-trans isomerase, which encodes MALERPEIDFPEGRPPAYLDITDIKEGDGPEAAKGSNVSMHYVGVSWSTGEEFDASWNRGSTLDFQLGSGRVIKGWDMGIPGMKVGGRRKLVIPPHLAYGDRSPSPAIKPGETLIFVVDLVGVS
- a CDS encoding DoxX family protein; its protein translation is MNLALWIAAGLLAVIALVGGVTKTFVPKEKLAAQRGGEWTGHASAGFVRTLGVLELLAAAGLILPAALDIAPVMVPVTAVCWVLLMIGAMITHGRLGQYVLVLGNALYLSLAAFIAVGRSTVEPFTG